One genomic region from Oncorhynchus gorbuscha isolate QuinsamMale2020 ecotype Even-year linkage group LG13, OgorEven_v1.0, whole genome shotgun sequence encodes:
- the nkx3-2 gene encoding homeobox protein Nkx-3.2 produces MAVRSNSLMPFSIQAILNKKEDSRHLPDLDICFSKTACWKIFGEMDTGSEDFPAACRSDEGACMASDQKSYDSDSGLSDDNDSKRLAVCKSEKNRDPASDVLEESLQDETDHESTVVDNAKGLSDCEPNVSDSNNLDEASCDKSSDQPKQRKKRSRAAFSHAQVFELERRFNHQRYLSGPERADLAASLKLTETQVKIWFQNRRYKTKRRQMAADLMASAPAAKKVAVKVLVRDDQRQYNPGELLRPPLLALQPSYYYPYAYCLPAWTLSTCAGNQ; encoded by the exons ATGGCCGTTCGTAGCAACTCCTTGATGCCTTTCTCTATCCAAGCCATTTTGAACAAAAAAGAGGACAGTCGACACTTGCCAGATTTGGACATCTGCTTCTCGAAGACTGCGTGTTGGAAAATATTTGGAGAAATGGATACTGGTTCGGAGGACTTTCCCGCGGCGTGTAGAAGTGACGAGGGAGCTTGCATGGCCAGCGACCAGAAAAGTTACGACTCGGATTCAGGTCTCAGTGATGACAATGACAGCAAGAGGCTGGCCGTTTGCAAGTCCGAGAAAAACAGGGATCCTGCTTCAGACGTACTGGAAGAAAGTTTGCAGGACGAAACGGACCATGAATCCACTGTTGTCGATAACGCAAAAGGTCTTAGTGACTGTGAACCTAATGTTTCGG ATTCCAACAACCTAGACGAGGCCAGTTGTGATAAAAGTTCGGATCAGCCCAAACAGAGGAAAAAACGTTCAAGGGCTGCGTTCTCCCACGCGCAAGTGTTCGAGCTCGAGCGTAGGTTCAATCACCAAAGATACCTATCCGGACCAGAGAGAGCAGACCTGGCGGCCTCCCTGAAGCTGACAGAGACGCAGGTCAAAATATGGTTCCAGAACCGCAGATATAAAACAAAACGCCGTCAAATGGCTGCCGACTTGATGGCATCGGCCCCTGCAGCAAAGAAAGTGGCTGTGAAAGTGTTAGTTCGGGACGACCAGAGACAGTACAACCCCGGAGAACTACTGCGGCCTCCGCTCCTCGCTCTCCAGCCGTCGTATTACTACCCCTACGCCTATTGCCTCCCGGCATGGACACTCTCTACTTGTGCTGGGAATCAATGA